A stretch of DNA from Aspergillus flavus chromosome 3, complete sequence:
CGCGGCGTAGAACTTGGCCACGGGGTTAGGGAATCGCTAGACGGGGACCCCCCGGGTCAGCGTACAGGTTCGTAGCAACGAAGACGGGGAGGATCACCCACCTGAGACTTGCGAAGCAGACTGAAGAGTTCACCTCCCTCAACAAAATCCATGACCATGTACAGATTTCGCGAATCCTGCCATGTGCCCCATAGGGTGATCAAGAACGGATGCCTGACGCGATTGAGCATTCGTCGCTCGTCATTAGTATGCTCAATCTGCTTCATCTTGACCACCTGGGCCTTCTTCAGAACTTTGACGGCATAGAAGCGGTGGTTGTGCTTGGACTGCACGAGATGGACTCGACCAAAGCTACCGGTGCCCAATGTGCGCTGGAGGCTGAAATCCTCGAGAGAGTACTTGCCCTTGGTGGTTCGGGTCTGCGATTGTTGAGAACCTCCGCCGACCGACTGGCCGCTCTGATGGGATGAATGAATTATGTTCTGTATACTGGCGACATTATGGGAGTTGGTGTGGTGGTGACCATGGTGATGGTGGGCCGGGGGAGATTGCGTCACGGCGGATTGCATGGAGGATGGTTGACCCTCGGGGTGGCTTTGATTAGTGCCTGAAGAGCAATTGTGATGATCGTGGGACGATTGGTGAGGTTGCGCAGAGGTATAAGCAACGTCCGGGGAGGTGGCAGTAGGAGTGGGATGGGATTGGTGGCTGTGGTGATGCTGGTTTGGTGACGTCTGCGTCTGGGCCGCTGTGGGTGACGAACCggcttcaagctctttgcTGAGGGTCTGCGAATCCTTGGTCCGCCGTTTCTTCAATAAGCCTCCTAAGCTCGGCATGGAGAACtaaaattgaaaatattaCCTGACTGTGAGATcaggaaaaataaaaatgggGTAAAGGGttcaaggaaaaagaaaaaaaagaaaaagaaaaagaaaaagaaagaaggaaacaaaataaaCCCTCCAAAATGCAGATTGGGTTTTTGTAAGATTCACGCGAAATGGGTAAAGAAAGAGGGTTCAAAAATTAAAGCTCAACCCCTCTTTCGaatcttcctttttttttgcttccctgcgaaggagggggaaaacCGCCAGCAACGAAACGTTAcgcctctttcttttgtacCGTTCCGAGCAGCGGATACAACGGGCAGGGAACTTCGCCGTAGCCACCGAGAAGCGGTCAACCCCAAGCTTTGCAATTGGAATTCAAAACAAATTTCAAGATGAACTCGTGTCAAACGGCTCTAGTGGTTGTGTTTCGTCGTTTTCCTCCGTTAGTTGATTTGCTTTTTATCGTTCAAACCCGGTGAAACTTTCGGCCAAGACAACGATAATCGAGAGAGGGGAAATTGAAACGTCAACGTTCCGTAGGGGAAAAGAGTAAGAGTAACGATTCGAGATGCAGTTAATTTAGTTTGGTTGTTTGGGCGGAGAGGAAAATTGACCCAGAAGAGCAAAGCGCGGGGGGAGGggagattttaatttatcgGCAGTGTTTGTCTGTCtgtctcctcttctctctctcactctacttctctttctctcacTCTCTCTCTATACCTAATCCGTAGCTACTTACATACAGACCCCAACATCAGCGGTGTTTTACTATCACGATTTATGCATTGTAAACACCCATGACAAAATATCACCTCTTGACTATGAGAAAAGCAAATCTCAGTCAGCCCCgcttttttgctttctatTAAGAATAGAggaatcttttttaaaaaaccAATaataggaaaagaagggaaaagaaaccccTCCCAGTAGACGGATGTTTCATCAACAATCCAAAAATGCGCGTATTAGCTGTCGAAGATCACGACACCCGGCATGAATGACCACTCGGAAGAGATCCACTGAACGCAGCGTTCCCTCTGCCCGAGGTCATTCATATCCATCCTCACCTCACGAACCGAAGTCGAAGTCAAATAATAGACATAGAATCATCGATACCAGAGATCATGAATCATCAAGATCACTGTGGATAAGAGAGACCCTCAAGCTTTCCGCTCCCCGGCCCTATGAGATCACCACTTTATCATACCCCGACGAAGTAAATCGACAGAGTATATCTCCTCCTAATAGTCCTCGTGTCGCATCAAACCGTGAAACGGTCTGGAACTGCCCGTCTTTTTCGATACCTAATTCATGGTCAGAccatatcctcctccatctAACCTAGTATCTCTCTCCCCATCAGTCCATCAGATACCACAAATTGGGCACCGTTCAGGAAGTACTAACCAGACAGGACTAGTCCTGCATCGTGACCTCATCATTCAAAGGCAAGTGGATCGGCGGAACGCCCCGCTCTTCGGAGATTTCCCTTCTCGGCCGTTTGCTCGATTAGTAGTGGGTTCGCCGGAGCTTCAGTAGTGTCCAAATGTCCACTAAGTACTTGGTAGTACCTccaaaaaatgaaataagTCAGATATGGAGAAATTACTCAATATTGAATGTCGCCGCTGAACCAGCGTAATTCTTATGTTGAAGGAGCTATGAGAGGTTACGCCGGCACATCTAGAACTTGATCATGTCTGGGGGATTGCCTGTCTCTATGCAGCAAATGATATATCGTTCCACAATATCAATCGTCGTCTCGACGTCGTCCTTAGATTATCTCCGAACGAATTGGAACGAGGCTAAATCCGATAATGCGCcatgttcttcttgatttCATCCACAATCTCCACCGCTTCCAGTGCGTTACGCGCCTCAAAGTCATATCGCTTCTGCTCGTTCGCATCGTTGCCGCGAAGCACAACCACGCGGAAGTTCTTGGGATGGCGACGGCTCACCTTGCATCCAACAACGTCGTTGAAACTAATCGACCGGGTCTTAGTGTCCGATCCAGTCTTCGCAGTATCCCCCGGCATGATGTGCATGTAGTCATTGTCAAACGTGAGAATCTTATGGTTCGAGGCGGTGAAAGACATGGATTGCTTGCGAAACACGTGGTAACGACGGTAGTAGCCCCCAATGAGGTCCTGCTGTTGCGCCAGCGGATGTAACATGCGCGGTCCGcccttcttcgctttcttgCTCGATGGCACAGTGCCGCTGTCAATTTGAAGCGGTGCATTGGGGGAAGAGCTTCCCGGAGAGCCAGTCAACGACTGGGGCCCGAAGCGCCGGCGCACGAGATCAAGCTCGGTAAGGTTCCCCAGGGCTTCCACGGTGCGGTCTAGAGGCGCGATCGTATTGGATCCCATCACCTTCAGGAGGTAATTCCCCTTATCTAAGCCCCAGCGTTTGCATACCGAATCCAAGATCTCCGCGATGTAGCTATCAGTGGACGTGTTGAGAGTCGTGACTTGCGTAGAACCCTCAATATTGATGAAGCGGATCTTCAGGGTCTTCGAGACCCCCAGTCGCGGCGTAGCATGCGACGTTGGCACCGCAGGCCGATCGGCAGGCGTGAGCGTATTGTCATTGAGTGCCGACGAAAACGGTTGCCCTAAGATCGGATTGGGTCGAGGCGCTTTGTTTTGAGAAGTCGGTTGGGCGGAGGGAACATTGAGAGCTGATGCTGCATCATTGGTGTCTTCAGGAAGAACGGCTTGGCTCTCCATGGGAAACTGGCGCTCGTTCTCTTCAAATTCACTATCGGAGGCCTCCACCAGGGCAAATTCGTCGTACTGTTTCCCTCTGCCTCGACCTCGTGCCCCCGTTGCTCGATTGTTATTCGACGTAAAATCCATAATCTGTGACGTTCGTCCTAAAGCGGGAAAGTCGTATTCCACTTCGCCGTCTTCTACCATTCGAAGCGCCCATCGGTTAACAGTCAACTTATTACGTTCAATAGCAGGTTGACGACCTTCTTCCGAGTATCGCCAGAGTGCCAAACCGATCGCCTCGACAACAGTGACGGGAGCTGGTTGTTCCGCGAGTTTAGATTCCCGGGCAATAGGAAGGTCAATCGGCTCTTCCGGGTCAGAAGAAAACGGCAAGTATAACTTGATATTCAATGCATCAGTAAGGCCTTTGCCCGAGAGTACCGCAAATTTCTCAACCGGATTGGTCGGTGCACGTTTGCGCGCGTTGAGTGCCTTCGACAGCAAACTAACAGGTTGCACTGTGCTAATAGGCCGCGGCGGAGGCAAGTCTTGCAATTCGGGAGCTGGTGTTTTGGCCTTCCTAGGAGATGCCGTTTGAGGTCCTGTTCCATTCGGCAACTTATGCATCATCATAGGTGATGATGAATCCAAGCTTCCAGTGATACCGACGCCTACCAAGAGTGATGCAGAGCCGGCGGTGGCATCGAAATCAGATGAAAGTGCCGAGTCCTCGGACTCAGCTCCCGAATCTTCTGGGTGCTCATCTAGTCCTCCAAGATTCCTGTTTCCAGCTCCCCTGCGCCTGTTACTAGCCAACTCTATAACCTGATCCTGACCAGAGAACTGAATCTGCTTCCGTGACGCCAAGGAGCCCATTTCATTATCCGAAGACATGTCGCTGCTAGCGGTAGTAGTTGTATCTCGCCGTGGCCGCTCATTCACACTAACAGCAGTTCCTAGCGATCCCGTGCGGTAATGCATGCCCATCGTGGGgtgagaaggagatgtgaCCATAAGTTGTGGGCCTTCTTGACGATCCGTTGAACGTATTGGAGAGGATCCGGCCCGTGTCCGTATTGGTAGTTTAGGAAATTTGATCTGTTGGGAAGCCCTGCACCAGTTTAGCACCGGGATGTAGTCTGGGAATATAAGAACCTCAAATCACTAATATCGACAAACCTTTGACTATCCACATCATCGTCGCTCTCATCACTCAAATCACTGctgtcatcctcctccgcatctCTTTGTTTATAGGAATCGTTTTGCTGTCGCTCCTTTCGATGGGTCCTTTTCCCAGCGCGTCCATGGGGCCGGCGCCCTATCACCTCCGTCGAGCTTTTACCCGTCACCATACccccttcatcttcctcgccaTCCTCCCCTAAACCAAATCTCTGGGCTTCGTTTGCATCCCTGGAAACACCAAGTTGATAATACTCCGAGGTAACTGCAGCGGTGGTGGGAATCGGAGGGGAGTATGTCCGGCGGATATGGGCTGCTACGCTCTGTGCGCTAGGATTTGTGGAAGCCGACGACCAGCCCGCCGCGCGAAATCCAGGAGTGTTGAGAACCGAGTTGTTCACGTTGATGAGTCTATCGCCTATTCCGTCTTTGATTGTGGATAGATAAGAGGTGCGCAGTTGCCATATCGTAAAACTGCCATTCTTTTAGTACTGGATTCTTGGTATGAAGGGCGATCGCGGGGAAGGTGGCGGAAGCAGATGTGAGATGCGCATCACTAGACGTACTCTTCATTGTGAAGGAGAGACATCTTCCCGCAGTTGTGAGTAGATGTTGAGAGGATATAGATATTGAACTTTGGTAGCGATCAGGTAAATTCTGGATTTAAGGTAGACACTGTATAGTCGCTGGTGGTGTTCGTCTGGGCATGATTCCAAGTACTACGTTGAGAGTGGATAGATGCGCTGAACGTGGTCAGCAATAGAGTGATCAAATGAAGGTTCGTTCTCAACCAGGGCCAGCCCGATGTAGAGTATAAGGGGAGATAAATAAGAACGAGATAATAAGGTCGTGAAGGGAGTTGGTGAAGGTTTTAGTGCTGAGTAGCTGAGGAAGAGCAAGCAAATTGCGGGTTCTCCCAAGACAATCTCCGCAGATCAGCCAAGAAACATGGATGTAGATAATGCGCCGCCGATCCCTCGTAGATTATTTgtttagattattttaatcaaCAGCTAAATTATTGGCACAGAATGATGGGGTTTGGTTTAACATAGTCATCGTTCTAATATAATACAAGTACCTAACTAATAACCATTACAGACATTGCCATTACCCATCATTCCCCAATGCGGTTttcaaaaggaaagagaggtTTTTCTCACCAAACGTCCACCATGAAAAAGTGAAACGCACTAAGCCTTGGCCTTtcgacctcttcctttcttcggtttctcgtcgtcatcaataAAATCATCGTCGGTGGCTTTCTTAGCCTTCTTCCCTTTGCCTGAGCCGCCCTTCGCCGCGGATTTCGCCGCCGGTTTCTTCGGTACCCGGACATATTTGTCCTTCTTCAGGTCCAGTTCTTCActttcatcatcctctttaGTATCATCCTCAAGCACTTCATCATCCGACTCGTCGATGGCATCTTCAATATCGGGCTTCTCCTTTGGCATCTTCTTTGGAGCAGCGACGCTGCTGGCTTTCATAAAGGGAAGTGGATGCGAGCGCTGGTTATAGAGTCGTGTGAATGTCGCTTTCGTCTGTGTATCTAGTTTCACCATTGATTGATCCATAGGGCCAAGGCCAAGCTCGACCAGGGCATCCCAGTCGTCCCGGGTGAGGAAATAACTGTCCATGAAATCAATGACGTCCTCAAcgccttcttttccatccttcATCAACCGGCGAACAAGCTTGTCCCAGATGAGGGGTAGATATTGTTGTCTGATTTCGTCACGGTCTCCGGAGGCACGAAGGCGCATGTGGCCCTGGATCTCCCTGGTACAACGCCAAAGCTTCCCTGTAATTACTCCGTTAgcaaaatagatatataagtaGTTGAAGAATACATACCTTGTTTGCTGTTCTGACCTAGCCAACTAGTGAAGCCAGCTCGCTCGGTCATATTGCCGTAAGCGAAACTGGCGGGCCGAACAAAGCTGAAGACAGCATGGGTTGGCATCAGACTCCATTGCTGTTGTGTTCCATGGATCATTCTGTCGACCAGGTCACCGTCACTGATGCTCGACGCTGCGTTATCCGCCAGCTCGAGCAACTTCAACTTTTGCTCCTTGCCTTGATAATTACCAGACAAGGCTGGCCTTGTTCTTAGATAGTTCTCTTGAAGCATCAAGTAGCTGAACTCGTGATCATTGAAATAAAGTTCGATCTTGTCGTTTAACGTCGCTTTGGAACTTGGAGAGAACATCTGAGCGCTGAGGATTTTGGATACAATATCCCAGGGCTTCAGGATAACATGCTTTTCCCAGGCCTTGGACATCTCCCGCCCCTTCTCAAAATCCAGGTTTTGTTGATCCAGCTTCACAGTCGACAGCATATTAATAATTTGACGAATGTCGGCATGCGTCCCTTCGATGAGACTGTCGAGAACAGGGGGCGGAATCTTCAAACCCTCTCGGAAACAGATCGTTGAAAGTCTAGCTCTGATTTGTTCAGCAGTCGGACGTCTAAAGGGTAGCTCATACGTAACGTGATCGAAGGGCTTCATTTTCGGAAGCCTACGTTCGTTACATATAAGGATGAGTGGGATGTGAGTTTTCTTTGCAATAGCAGCTAACGCCCCAACACCGCCTCGGTCTCCAGCTGACATTCCGTCTACCTCGTCCATGATCAATACcatattctttttctctctgtgCACCTTTTGGCCGTCAGCGGCAAAATAACCTTGCAGGGACGTTGTATCCAAGACACCCAAAAGACCGGTTTCAACAAGTTTTTTGCTCCTCGTATCACTGGCATTAGTTTCGACGATATCGTAGCCTTCGAGCTTCGCCACCAGATGTGCTGCGGTTGTCTTACCGATTCCTGGGGGGCCGTGGATCATGACCGCGCGGTAAATTCCAGTGCCATCCTTACCGGGTTTCGAGAAGTTCCCCTTAGCATTCTTGTGCCAATCTCGAAGCCAACTTTGAAGCTTCTCGACCGCGGTTTTATTGCCACAGATCATGTTCATCGACGTTGGTGCGTATTTTGTGGTCCAGAGTTCATCCTCAGGTCTAGGGCTTTGCGAGCTTGATGGCGCCTGGGATCCCGCGGACGCCTTAGCTGCTGCTGTACTGGTAGCCTTCGCCTTGCGCTTCTCTTCCTGTTCAATTTCAGCAGCCATGGCTCGaattttcttgtcttctgccttcctcttttcttcatacTTTTCAGCGGCTTTTCCGTCACCGCCGTTGGCTGGCAATCTTCGAATGAGCTCGAAGAGACCTTCCTCATTGATTGTTTTCAGGTTATGATCCCTGATTGTCTTAAGCTTTTTAGGACCAGCATCACCTCCGAGGACAACGTAACTTGTCTTTGAACTCGGAGCTCCAGTAACTTTGCCGCCATATTTTTTGACAAGGTTTTGTCCTTCCTCACGACCTAAAGTGTCAAGGACACCGGTGAAAACGAAAGACAACCCTGCAAGGCAATTTTCAGCCCCGACCGGTATTTCAGCGGTTCCGGCTGCTGCGGGGGAGCGCGCTCGTGCGGCGAACGGGTTAAACTTCTTCTTGTCGCCAGATTCTGGTGGGGGTGAGGGTGGTCGGACAGTTGGGATACTGTCAAAGATGCTCTGTATTTCCTTGCTTTCGGGCTGGTCTTTCTTAGACGGAGACCCCTTTGGTTTCTTAGGCGCACGAGCTGTTGACGACGCTTTCGAAGGTGAAGTAACCTTTTTAGGGCCTTCCTGGGGTTCGTCGTCCTCCTCTTTGCCCAGGGCTTCAGATTTCCGTTTCCTTCCAGGCTGTGAAGCTGCCGATTTCGTTGCTCTCTTCGGTTGTTTCGGGGCATCCTCCATAACTacgtcgtcgtcatctggGGCTAACTTCGAGGCTGGCTTCTTACGTCCAGGCCTACTCGAAGCTGCGGTGGCCGGCTTCACTGCAAGTTCCTCGAGATCACTATCCTTTTCACTGTGCTCATCCTCAACATAATCATCATCCCCTTTACCCGGCTTCCCAAACTCCGTTGCAAATATGTCATCACCGCCGAGTCTTTCATCGTCTAGGACAGTTGTAGCGTTCCTCTTAGATTCGCGCGTTGGTCGCTTGAGGGCCTCCTTTTTCTCGGTCTGTTTATTCGCTCGCGGTGATTTGCTGGCTTTACCCTCTTCCGAAATGGTGTCATTGGGGGGCTGAGGTTCCTTGATGGGCGTCGCAGTACTGGTTTTGGctggtcttcctctcttcttgctGGAGGCGAAGTAGTCCGAAGTGGTCGTTACCTCCCCTTGCGGTTCATCGGGCTTCCTTCACAAAGATGGTCAGTGGGTGAGTTAGCAGCTTTGAGCAGGTACATTGCAATGCATACGGCTTTGTCAGCTCCTTAGCTTTGGGAGGTGGCGCCTTGGTCGCTTTGacatcgtcctcatcttcactgTCATCCACAACTTTCCTCCCGCCTACATGACCGGTTAATGAAGGCGCAAGTGAGTAAAACGGTTGACGCCTTACGTCTTTTCCTGCCAGCAGGTTCCTAAGAGTTCCATATTAGCTTGATTCAATGAAATTACAGCGCGAATTTCAGAAGCTGGAAAGGTAAATTTGGCAGCGGAGCCTTCCTTACCTCTTTCTTTGCGGGCGGCTTCGCAAGAGAGGCACTAGAGCCCTGACTGCTACTCGGCTTGCCACCAAAAAAGCTCCTGATATCAGCAGGCATGgtgattttaaaaattatcAGAGCATGCCATGAACAGGCAAATGGTGAATTGATGAGAGTAAGTGCAAATTTGAAGCACCAATGCACAAAACGCTTTTAATTTAAATGAccattacggagtataggCAACTAGATCGGAAAACACGACGCGCTGCCTTGAGCTCTTGTCGCCGACGTGATTTAATTGGCTTACATAAGGAGCACGCGCATGGTCCGTGCCCCAACCTCGTTTTACCTGTTTCGGACTGGGGGAAAGTCGGACTTGCAGATACGCCGATAGTCTGGAAGTCTTCATCCAACATCGCTAATTCGCTACGAAAAGGGCCTGGCATCAGATCTCACCATGGCCTCcacgatgaagatgttctCGGGGCCTCAATTGGCCCTTTTCCGGCCTACCTGTATGTTGGATTTCTTTCCATAAGAATTTTTCTCTACAGGGCCGGAAAGCTGACCGTCTCAACATTAGGTTTATCCACAACTTTTACGGCCTCTCCGCTATCACGATGCTTCTCCACGACCTCCCCGGCTCTTGACTGGCTTACTCCGAAGTTCATGGAAACGTCGAAGTCTCCCAAGGGTCGCCCACATGTTGCGACTGGCGGTTCGTCCCGCGGTACAACTGTCGTCTGGGGCGACTACGGCTTGCGCATGAAGGACCATGACCGCCGACTGCCGGCTTCGTCGCTCAAGATCGCAGAAGAAACCATTAAGAGACGCTTAAGAGGAATGAACTATACGCTCTACAAGCGTGTCAGCGCCAACATCGGTGTGTACACCAAGGGTAACGAACAGCGTATGGGTAAGGGTAAGGGAAAGTTCGACTACTGGACGGCGAAGGTCGGTGTCAGCAGAATCGTGTTTGAACTGAAGGGCGATATTCACGAGAAAGTCGCAAGGGAGGCTTTCAGATTGGCTGGCCACAAGTTGCCGGGTAAGCATAGCTCTCGCTCTACGAACGGGCCGGTGACGGTTCCACACTAACAACGCAATCCGGTCTAGGACTCTGGGAGTTCTGTAAGAAGGGCGACCCCCCTGTTGTTGGCTTGACGAAACTCGGCAACGGCGTGACTTTGGAAAGTCTGAAGCGCCCCCGCCGGAGCCCAGCCCTGGGCGCGGCAAACATGTCTACGCCGCCAAGTTCGACCTCGTCTAGCCCCTCTGCTTCTCAATAAACAAATCGCATATATTCCATTTGGCCGTATTACTACATTATTTGCGCGCGACAAATTTTAAGCTCCGACGCCGGAACCAGGTCCATATCCCTGCTGTCTCCTACTCCTCGCTGCTTCTGCATCGCCATCTTGGGTTTCGGGCTTGAGGTCTTGTGTATATTATCATCAGCTTTtggttctttcttgaatgtTTTATTCCCACATGTGTCGATGTCTTATACACGGAGTTAGATTGAAGGAAACCAAAGACCAACTGTACCTTTATCCGCTTCTCCCATGACACCACTTTGTCCTGAAAATCTCCTTGCCCATTCggcatcctcatcttccgccTTTGAACTAGTATCCGGGTCCAAAAGTTGCATCATTTCACTCCTCGTATGTGGCATATTTCCTTGGACTGGTCAATTCCAATATTACTCCGAATAAGATATGATTTTCCCGCCAAGCTGAACCAACATACCACCTAATTGCCCAGTTTGCTTCGCTGGAGTTTCCGTAAACTCTCGAATGGATTCATACCTTCATCTTCGGTTAAACAAAATCCGCATAAACAAATAATAGTttgggagaaaaaaagactcaCTGAGTACTCTCACCACCCGGTTCAGTGTCCATCAGCCTAGTATCCGACATAATCTCCAAGGCCTAGGATAATATACAATAGAGGAACTTGAAATCCTTTCGCATATGTACGTTCAAAATTAGTCCAAACTTTGAAACCCCAAGTTAGTTCGGCAGTGGCTGGTCCTCCCAATTTATAGAGGAACTGTATGACGTAGTCTATCATGTCCGTCTTCAACCCTTTCCCCCATGGGGAAGAACTTGGTTTTACGGCAGCATTCTAGACCACGTCAGTTCCGAACCCGGTTCCTAGACGAGCACGGAAGTTCTTGTTTGCAGAAATTGCCGATTTATTTTGTGATATCCTACAAAAACGCCAATGGAACTCATCAAGACCTGAATCTGTATCCTGCCCCAGAAACCACGCAATTAGCACCTTCCTATTAAGGCTGCTGTCACATATTATACAGAACAATCATAAATCGtggattattatttttttctttcttttctacgGTTTAGAAGTCCATGCCCATTAGGTAGCTGTGTTGATTGTTAGTGTGGATGCTTGGCTGTATTGTTACTTAGGAGTCGAACCTTTCATAGATGCGCATGAATTTGGCGACGAAGGCCTCCAGGTGGAAGATAACTTTCTGTAATATAGGTCAGTATCCTTAGCTGGCTACAGTATTCTGGTCTGGGTTCTTACGCTTCCTTGTGTGACTCTGTGCTCGTAGAATGCAGACCATTTAATAACGTCGGGCTTCAGAGCATCGTCTACCTTGGCGATGAGCTTGAAGGTGAGAGTCTAAGATACTAGTCAGCGTTGACCAGATAATCCTTCATCGATCCGTAGTCAGACCTTGAGAATAGTAGTCGGCGGGATGCAGTGAGTTAAGAGATCGTACAAGCGCGCCCGGACTTGCAATAGTCGAGCTGGCGACCGCTCGGCCAGAATCTCATCAGCCGTAATAGAAATGAGCACCTCCCAGTCCGGAGGTGGGATCGGAGTGTTCTCTGTCACCTTCTCACTATTGGTCGGATAGGGTCAGCCTAGAGCCGAGAATGATATATAATACGATCATACCTTTGAGCATAGATAGCTTCAAACATGAGTAACGCGCGTCGGAGATTGCGTCCGCTCTCCTTTGCTATCTTCTTATTAAGCCCGGGCGCCTCCGGCCAGCCTTCCCTCTTGCCAGCAGCGCTGAGCACAGAGCAGATCTGGTCTTCCGTTGGTGCCGCAACCCTGACCAGCAGGGTTCTGGAACGAATCGGAGCAATGATATTTGAGGTGCTATTGGCCAATAGAATTAATCTCAGGTTGGGACTGTATTTCTCCATAGTCCGTCTCAGAGCTGCCTGGGCGTCACGACTCAGATGATCTGCTTCATTGATAACAACAACCTTGAACCTTTGCTTTGCGGAGAGATCGACCTGCTGTGTTTGCGCAATCTCTTTGAGCAGTTCCTGCACGACGACACGGTCATAGTTTCCTACATCCGAAGGTGTAATCTCCAGATGGTATACAGACGATACAATGTTGAATTCGAGCTTCCGGTTACTCGTCGTCTGGTAGACTCTGGCATCGATCTTGATCTTTTCCACACCCGCACCGTACAGCTCTTTTAATGTCGCGATTGTCCGCGTCTTCTTGCCTGCGCCTGATGGTCCGTACATGAGTAGATGGGGGAAATCTCCACTTTGTGCCTAAAACAAGAATAATGTCAATTGGTGGTTTTTCTTAACAAAAATCTGGTTCAGGTTTGATTACCAGTGACTTCAAGCGTGCGGACAGTTCATGATGATATGAGAGAGCTTCGAGCGAGCGTGGTCGCAGTTTGTCAACTAGCAAAGCCATCTTTAGTGCTCTCGTATTTGTTACGGCGGTGTGAGGCTATCGAGTGCTTCTCACAAATGTAAAGATAGCTTAGATGGATCGGAGAGCAAGACGCGTCGGGAAGATCGTGACACGCGAGCTTAATTGGTGGTCCGTGCACGGGTGCTTACAATCGTACATAGATACCAGTACAGAGTGGATAGTagatcttcagcttctcaatGTATTGAGACTGCTACGGAGCTTTGCTAATTACTACCCTATCACCGAGAAGAGAGGCTGTAAGTCGTTTTTCCGAGCAGTTTCCACCTTATTGAACTGTAAGAGTCTACAATTGGTGCCATCAAGCGGGAAAACATAATGTACAGATATCCATTGCTATGATACATATATGGGTATTCTTTTGGAGAGGAGATACAACTTTCCCGCGAGCTCAAATATCTCCCGATATGGAGAGAAA
This window harbors:
- a CDS encoding putative stress activated MAP kinase interacting protein (unnamed protein product), which codes for MSLLHNEDFTIWQLRTSYLSTIKDGIGDRLINVNNSVLNTPGFRAAGWSSASTNPSAQSVAAHIRRTYSPPIPTTAAVTSEYYQLGVSRDANEAQRFGLGEDGEEDEGGMVTGKSSTEVIGRRPHGRAGKRTHRKERQQNDSYKQRDAEEDDSSDLSDESDDDVDSQRASQQIKFPKLPIRTRAGSSPIRSTDRQEGPQLMVTSPSHPTMGMHYRTGSLGTAVSVNERPRRDTTTTASSDMSSDNEMGSLASRKQIQFSGQDQVIELASNRRRGAGNRNLGGLDEHPEDSGAESEDSALSSDFDATAGSASLLVGVGITGSLDSSSPMMMHKLPNGTGPQTASPRKAKTPAPELQDLPPPRPISTVQPVSLLSKALNARKRAPTNPVEKFAVLSGKGLTDALNIKLYLPFSSDPEEPIDLPIARESKLAEQPAPVTVVEAIGLALWRYSEEGRQPAIERNKLTVNRWALRMVEDGEVEYDFPALGRTSQIMDFTSNNNRATGARGRGRGKQYDEFALVEASDSEFEENERQFPMESQAVLPEDTNDAASALNVPSAQPTSQNKAPRPNPILGQPFSSALNDNTLTPADRPAVPTSHATPRLGVSKTLKIRFINIEGSTQVTTLNTSTDSYIAEILDSVCKRWGLDKGNYLLKVMGSNTIAPLDRTVEALGNLTELDLVRRRFGPQSLTGSPGSSSPNAPLQIDSGTVPSSKKAKKGGPRMLHPLAQQQDLIGGYYRRYHVFRKQSMSFTASNHKILTFDNDYMHIMPGDTAKTGSDTKTRSISFNDVVGCKVSRRHPKNFRVVVLRGNDANEQKRYDFEARNALEAVEIVDEIKKNMAHYRI
- the pkaC1 gene encoding camp-dependent protein kinase catalytic subunit (camp-dependent protein kinase type 2); its protein translation is MPSLGGLLKKRRTKDSQTLSKELEAGSSPTAAQTQTSPNQHHHSHQSHPTPTATSPDVAYTSAQPHQSSHDHHNCSSGTNQSHPEGQPSSMQSAVTQSPPAHHHHGHHHTNSHNVASIQNIIHSSHQSGQSVGGGSQQSQTRTTKGKYSLEDFSLQRTLGTGSFGRVHLVQSKHNHRFYAVKVLKKAQVVKMKQIEHTNDERRMLNRVRHPFLITLWGTWQDSRNLYMVMDFVEGGELFSLLRKSQRFPNPVAKFYAAEVTLALEYLHSHQIIYRDLKPENLLLDRHGHLKITDFGFAKEVPDITWTLCGTPDYLAPEVVSSKGYNKSVDWWSLGILIFEMLCGFTPFWDSGSPVKIYENILRGRVKYPPYLHPDAVDLLSQLITADLTKRLGNLHGGPEDVKNHPWFAEVTWDRLARKDIDAPYVPPIRGGQGDASQYDRYPEEQEAYGQSGEDIHGHLFPDF
- a CDS encoding replication factor C, subunit RFC1 → MPADIRSFFGGKPSSSQGSSASLAKPPAKKEEPAGRKRRGRKVVDDSEDEDDVKATKAPPPKAKELTKPKPDEPQGEVTTTSDYFASSKKRGRPAKTSTATPIKEPQPPNDTISEEGKASKSPRANKQTEKKEALKRPTRESKRNATTVLDDERLGGDDIFATEFGKPGKGDDDYVEDEHSEKDSDLEELAVKPATAASSRPGRKKPASKLAPDDDDVVMEDAPKQPKRATKSAASQPGRKRKSEALGKEEDDEPQEGPKKVTSPSKASSTARAPKKPKGSPSKKDQPESKEIQSIFDSIPTVRPPSPPPESGDKKKFNPFAARARSPAAAGTAEIPVGAENCLAGLSFVFTGVLDTLGREEGQNLVKKYGGKVTGAPSSKTSYVVLGGDAGPKKLKTIRDHNLKTINEEGLFELIRRLPANGGDGKAAEKYEEKRKAEDKKIRAMAAEIEQEEKRKAKATSTAAAKASAGSQAPSSSQSPRPEDELWTTKYAPTSMNMICGNKTAVEKLQSWLRDWHKNAKGNFSKPGKDGTGIYRAVMIHGPPGIGKTTAAHLVAKLEGYDIVETNASDTRSKKLVETGLLGVLDTTSLQGYFAADGQKVHREKKNMVLIMDEVDGMSAGDRGGVGALAAIAKKTHIPLILICNERRLPKMKPFDHVTYELPFRRPTAEQIRARLSTICFREGLKIPPPVLDSLIEGTHADIRQIINMLSTVKLDQQNLDFEKGREMSKAWEKHVILKPWDIVSKILSAQMFSPSSKATLNDKIELYFNDHEFSYLMLQENYLRTRPALSGNYQGKEQKLKLLELADNAASSISDGDLVDRMIHGTQQQWSLMPTHAVFSFVRPASFAYGNMTERAGFTSWLGQNSKQGKLWRCTREIQGHMRLRASGDRDEIRQQYLPLIWDKLVRRLMKDGKEGVEDVIDFMDSYFLTRDDWDALVELGLGPMDQSMVKLDTQTKATFTRLYNQRSHPLPFMKASSVAAPKKMPKEKPDIEDAIDESDDEVLEDDTKEDDESEELDLKKDKYVRVPKKPAAKSAAKGGSGKGKKAKKATDDDFIDDDEKPKKGRGRKAKA